In Corynebacterium frankenforstense DSM 45800, the DNA window GCCCTCCGGCACGGCCCCGGAGGCCTCCGCGGCCCGGGCGGCCACCGCCTCCAGGCGGGCGGCCAGCGGGGCGAGTTCCGCGGCTAGGCGCTCCAGGCGCTCCTCGGCGCGCAGGCGGGCGTCGGAGAGAATGCCGACGGCCTCGGCCATCGCCGCGGGTACGGCCGGGTTGCCGGGGACGGCCATGGGCAGTGCGGTGCGGACCAGCCGGTCGAGGGTCTCGGCGACCAGCGCGGTCAGGTCGTGGCGCGCACCCTCGGCCAGCGCGCCGGCGTCGGCCGCCACCCCGGCGAGCTCCCCGCGTTCCTCCTCGAGGGCTGAACCGGCGCGCAGGAAGGGCTCGGGGTCCCCGCCGAGCAGCGGGCCCAGCGCACCGGCCGCGGCGAGGTCGGGCAGCAGGGGAGTCTCGACGGCCGGCAGCTGCGGCGGGCGCGCGGCGACCAGCGGGGCGATGGCGGAGGCGAGGTCGATCATCGCGGCTCACCGCCCGCAAGACCCGCAAGGCCCGCGGGCGCGGGCTGCGACGGCGCGCCGGGGGACGCGCCGAGCCGGTCGTGGGGCAGAGCGGCGCCCAGCGCGGCGTCGTCAATCTCCATGGCGTCCACGGCGCGCAGGCTGTCGGCGGCGAGCCGGCCGGCGCGCTCGGCCAGGCGTTCGCCGGCCTCGCCGAGAGTGTCGACCGCGCGCTCGAGGGCCCGGCGGTAGAGGGCGTAGGCGGGTATGTCGGGCAGCACCGGCGCCAGCGGGCGGGTGGCGCGCGCTCCGGCGGCGAGGTCGGCGGCGAGCACCCGGGCGTGGCCGGTGTCCAGGTCGAGGGTGTCAGGCGGGGACGTGAGTTTCTCCATACCTTCTTTGACCCGACCGCACCCCTCGGCGGTTCCGTGGAGAACCTAGGATTGTCCACATGGACATCACCGTGGTCGATCATCCCCTGGCCGCCTCGCGGCTGACCCTCATGCGCGACGCGCGCAGCGACAACGCCGCCTTCCGGGCCGCCCTGGCGGACCTGGGCGCGATGCTGATCTACGAGGCCTCCCGCGACCTCGAGGTCGAGCACTTCGACACCGTCACCCCCGTGGCCACCGCGGAGGGCACCCGCCTGAAGGAGCCGCCGATCGTGGTGCCGGTCATCCGTGCCGGGCTCGGCATGATCGACCCGGCGCTCTCCATGATCCCGGACGCCCAGGTCGGCTTCATCGGCCTGGCCCGCGACGAGGAGACCCACGAGCCCGTGCCCTACCTCGAGGCGCTGCCCGAGGACCTCTCCGGCCGGCCCGTCTTCGTCGTCGACCCGATGCTGGCCACCGGCGGCTCGCTGCTGCACGCCATCAACCTGCTGGTCGCCCACGGCGCCACCGACATCACCGCCGTGTGCATGGTCTCCGCCGAGCCGGGAGTGAAGGCCCTCTCCGAGTCCGGGCTGCCGGTGCGCCTGATCACGGCCGCGATCGACCCCTCGCTCAACGAGGACGCCTACATCGTGCCGGGCCTCGGCGACGCCGGCGACCGC includes these proteins:
- the upp gene encoding uracil phosphoribosyltransferase; its protein translation is MDITVVDHPLAASRLTLMRDARSDNAAFRAALADLGAMLIYEASRDLEVEHFDTVTPVATAEGTRLKEPPIVVPVIRAGLGMIDPALSMIPDAQVGFIGLARDEETHEPVPYLEALPEDLSGRPVFVVDPMLATGGSLLHAINLLVAHGATDITAVCMVSAEPGVKALSESGLPVRLITAAIDPSLNEDAYIVPGLGDAGDRLYGPRNMDLDHM